The DNA region TGGGGCAAACGGCTCCGTGCTCACCCCGCTGGGCACCGTCCAGCGCCAACGGCCCCGCGCCCACCCCCCCGGACCCTTCGGTACCTTGGAGTAGAGCCCCCAGGAGAGCTCGGTCTCGATGACCATGACGACGATGCCGAACATGCCGAAGATGAGCGCGTAGTCGCTGAGGCGCTTCCTCTTCTCGAAGAGCGCCCGGCGGTGCCCCAGCCGGTAGCCGATGTTCTGCGCCTTGCGCTTGGGCCCCTTGGCgaaggcggcgggggccgggcgggcgggcgggcggtcgGGGCGACGGGCGGCGGGCGCGTGGTTGTCCTCGCGCGAGACGACGATCTCGGGGGGTCCGCCGGCACCGAAAAGCTGCAAGGGCTGAGCCTCCGGTTCGGCCTCGATGAGGTTCCTCCGGGATGCGCTGAGGCGGCTGAGGGGCTTCATCACCCCCCCGCTGTACTTGCAGGAGCTCATGGCGATTTCGGTGAAGGGGTTGCTGTCCCGCCGGTGCACCAAGGGGCTGGGTTGCCGGTGTTTGCCGCTCCCCGTGGCGGAACCCGCCGGGTGGTCGCCGAGGTTGAGCTGGCTGCCGTGGCGGGAGGAAGGgtggagggcggcgggggcggcgggaggaggaggaggggcccGTAACGACCCGGGCGAGGAGTGCAACAGGCTGTGCTggagcggcggcagcgcggcgggaggcggcggcggtgacCGTTCATCCCCCGGTAAGGGGCAGGGACACCGACCGTCCTCCTCCAGGTCCCCCACACCCGAATCGTGGTGATGTCCCGATGTCTCCATAACGGCGGTACCGGTGCCGTTTTACCGGCTACCGGTTCCGCTTTACCGGTCACCGGCCCCGCGCGCTGGATCATGAATGGGAGCCGCGCGctcgccaccgccgccgccgccgccgcccccgccgccgccgccgccgccgctggcccggccccgccgcgccatTGGCcgcgccggggctccccgcaggCTGACATCatccccgcccgctccccgcttcgtatccccccccctccccaccaccaccaccacctccttcctccccgcGCCCCCGGTTTCTGCGTCTCTGCGGGGTCGTTCGGGACTTGTAGTCCGCCGGGGTGCACCGGCGCCGGTACCGGCGCCGGTGCACCCCGGCGGACTACAAGTCCCGAACGACCCCGCACCGGTttcacccccccgccccctcgaccccccccccccctaaaaCCCCCTAATCCCCTTTATAGATTGGGCTGGGTGCTCCCACGCTGGGGATGGGTCACCCCAtgtgtccctcccccccccatgtccccaagggcaACGCTGGACCCTAAtcccccctcccgcagcccccccgggacccccccagccgtGTCCAGCTGCTGCGGGAGAAGAGCAGGTATTAGGGCAGGAGCCCGTCTGCTTGGGAAGCGGATAATCCGCAGGGAATTGGCCGCTGGAAGCCTATTAAAATACACCAGCACCCAGCTGGCGACCCCCTCCGcgcctctgcctccccccccgcaaATCACAGGGGGGCAGGGGTGCAGCCAGAGGGGCATcgcccgtgtcccccccaccccatgtcaTCCCCCCCCCAGGGAAATAAGACACGGATCCGGGGTGGCAGCCGTTGGTTCTCCGTGTCGGAGCTTTATTTTGCAGGGGGGGCCAGCACGAGGCAGAAGGGGGGaaggccgcggggccgggcgggggccgcggtCCCCAAGCCCCGGCAGAGGGTCACCGAGCTATAGGCGGCCGCGGAGCGACCGTAGCAGCGTCTCCAGCTGCTCGTCCAGGGACAGCTCGTCCCCGTCGTTGGTGATCACCCAGTCGAAGGCCACTCCCTGGTCCAGGCCGCACTCGGACTCGGCGTCGTCCACCCCTGGGGAGAAGCAGAGCCGGGGTCAGGCCCCCGAGGTGGGTCAGGATCCGTCCGTGGGGGCAGCCGCGGTGCCAGCGCAGCCCCCGGGTTTGGCGCCGTGCTCGGGGAAGCagcgctcgctcgctcgctcaccGGCGACGAAGACccagttcctcctcttcctcgtctCCTCGGTGGCCACCACCCGCACGGTCTGCACCGCGTCCCCGTAAACATCCCGGAACCACTCCACGTCCGAGAGGCGCCGCGTGTCGCTCACCACCTGCGCGGGGGCTCCGtcagcgcccgccccgcgcccgcccgccccgtcccccgcgccccccgcgccacTCACCCACACTGGCTGCGCCGCCCCCTCCACCACCGTCCTGCAGAAGAAGCCGGGGTCGGCGCGGCGCTTCTCCTCGCCCCAGCGGATCATGTCCTGCCGGTACGACTCCTTGTAGGCGCTGGCATCCAGGAGCCGCTGGAAGTCCAGGCCGTGCTCCTGCGGGGAGAGGGGGTCAGCGGGCACGGCCCGTGCCGTggggcatggcacggcacagcgcaGCACGGCAGCGCGGCATGGCACAGTTCAGCACAGCGCAACATGGCATGGCATGATGTGGCGCGTGGCGCAGCACGGTATGGCCGGCAcggtatggcatggcatggtgtgGCATGGCACAgtatggcacagcatggcacggcacggcatggtgCGGCGTGGCACAACTCGGCACGGCACAGCGTGGCGCGGTGTGGCACGGTGTGGCACAGTATGGCACGGCATGGCCCAGCATGGtgcggcatggcacggcatggtgCAGCTCGGCATGGCACAGCGTGGCGCAGCatagcatggcatggcacagctctgcatggcacagcatggcacagctcGGCACGGTGTGGCACAGCACAGGACGGCACAGCGCGGCACAACGTGTCCCGGCACGGCTCGGCGTGGGGTGGCACGGCACAGCAGGGCGTGGCAGGGCGTGGCAGGGCGTGGCAGGGCGTGGCAGGGCCGGCGGTACCTTGGCGTACTGCTCCTTGAGGGGCCCGGAGAGGCGCAGGACGGTGCACACGTCGGGGCCCAGCCTGCGGGAGAGGGGTCAGCGGgacgggcaccggcaccggcaccggcaccggcaccggcaccggccggCTCCACCCGGGCaggtcccggccgccccgccgggtgccggccccgccccgcccggtgccggccccgccccccggtgccggccccgcccccggtaCCGGCTCCGGAGCTCCTCGGCCACGAAATCCTTCCCCGACTTCCTCTTCCCGCTCAGCAGCAGCACCGCGCGCGGCGCCGCCATCCGCCCGCCCGGCCACGCCCTCGGCCCCGCCCACCGCGCGGGGGGGCGCGACCCGCTCtggccccgccctccccgcggaCACCCCCTCCCCCGAGTGGTACGGCCCATGAGAGGGGCGGGGCGCTGCGCCGCTGACTCCGCCCCTCCGGCGGGGCGCCCGCCTCATGGCGCCCCCTGCAGGGCGAGGCCGGCACAGCGCCGCGCACGGCagccggggggcggagggggcaccccaaaaccgcGCTGGGACACGGCGGGCCCCCGGCCCACCCCAGCACCtttgcacccccagcaccccctcctctccccccagcaccccctgttCCCCCCTGCactccccccttttccccccatcatccccttcccccccagcacctttcccccccagcaccccctctttCCTCCTTGCACCCCGTTCCTCCTCTTCACCTCCAGcaccccttcttcccccccagcaccccccttcCCCTCGCACCCTTTTCCCCCCATTGCCCccttccccccagcaccccctctttCCTCCTAGCACCCCCGTTCCTCCTCTTCCCGCCTAGCACTCCCTcttcccacccagcaccccctcctctcccacagcacCCCCCTTTCCCTCAGCACCCTCTTCCCCCTCAGCATCCCtgttcccccccagcacccccatttctgcctgcaccccctcttccacccagcaccccctgttCCCCCCTGCACTCCCCTCTTTCCTCCCATCACCCCCTTTCCCTCCCAGAACCCCTTTTCCCTTCAGCACCCCCCTTTCCTCCTAGCACCCCGTTCCTCCTCttcaccccccacaccccctcttctcccccagcaccccccctttcccccagcaCCCTTTTCCCCCCAGCATCCCATTCCCTCCCAGCACGCCCCCTTTCTGCCTGCACCCCtgttcccccccagcaccccctttccccccatcgccccctttcccccccagcaccccctgttcccccccatcacccctttccccccatcaccccctttcccccccatcgccccctttccccccatcgccccctttcccccccagcaccccctttccccccatcgccccctttcccccccagcaccccctttccccccatcaccccctttcccccccagcaccccctttcccccccccagcacccccttttTCCCCACACCGGCACAGCTCTGCCCAGCGGTGACTTTATTGCTTGGTGGCAGTGCAGCATCACACAGCGCGGCTGCTCGGGGACCTGGTACTGCCCGGCCCCCCAAAAACAGCCCGTGGGGACCCCCCTACCGGGGGCCGCTGGATGAAGGCTTGTGGTGGGGCGGCTGCCCTGGCACACTACGGCGCTGCCCCCCGGCTCTACCCccccgtgccgtgctgccgcgcggcTCTCCGGCCCCGCTCCTTCCCGGCGGCGCTGCAAGAGAAGGGGGGGCTGTGATGGGGTGCCGGGGCtcggccccccaaaacccccccggcACCACCTGCCCCGGCTCACCTGCCGTCCCCGGCGTAGTGCCGCAGCACGTACTCCTCGAAGCCGTCGGCCGC from Calonectris borealis chromosome 29, bCalBor7.hap1.2, whole genome shotgun sequence includes:
- the PMVK gene encoding phosphomevalonate kinase, which codes for MAAPRAVLLLSGKRKSGKDFVAEELRSRLGPDVCTVLRLSGPLKEQYAKEHGLDFQRLLDASAYKESYRQDMIRWGEEKRRADPGFFCRTVVEGAAQPVWVVSDTRRLSDVEWFRDVYGDAVQTVRVVATEETRKRRNWVFVAGVDDAESECGLDQGVAFDWVITNDGDELSLDEQLETLLRSLRGRL